A window of the Sphaerobacter thermophilus DSM 20745 genome harbors these coding sequences:
- the rpmH gene encoding 50S ribosomal protein L34 — MPKRTYQPRRIPRKRKHGFLRRMRTRGGRAVLAARRQKGRWKLTVADEKKPTQR, encoded by the coding sequence GTGCCGAAGAGGACGTACCAGCCACGGCGCATCCCCCGCAAGCGCAAGCATGGCTTCCTCCGCCGGATGCGAACGCGCGGAGGCCGGGCGGTGCTGGCGGCACGGCGGCAGAAGGGGCGCTGGAAGCTGACGGTGGCGGACGAGAAGAAGCCGACCCAGCGCTGA
- the rnpA gene encoding ribonuclease P protein component, whose translation MIARALRLRRPFEFERVRKQGRSWATPLVVMAVLPNDLEHNRYGFAVGRRIGKATARNRVKRWMREAVRHLHPRLRQGYDIVFIARGAVASPDVTYHQVFDAIATLTARAKLQTAAPAPPASGTRGTPE comes from the coding sequence ATGATCGCGCGGGCGCTACGCCTCCGTCGACCGTTCGAGTTTGAGCGCGTACGCAAGCAGGGCCGCTCCTGGGCCACGCCGCTGGTGGTCATGGCGGTCCTGCCCAATGACCTCGAGCACAACCGGTACGGCTTCGCCGTTGGTCGGAGGATCGGCAAGGCCACGGCGCGCAACCGCGTCAAACGCTGGATGCGCGAGGCGGTTCGGCACTTGCACCCTCGCCTGCGCCAGGGGTACGATATAGTGTTCATTGCCCGCGGCGCCGTGGCGTCCCCGGACGTGACGTATCATCAGGTATTCGATGCGATCGCTACTCTGACGGCGCGGGCTAAGCTGCAGACGGCAGCACCCGCACCGCCGGCATCTGGCACCCGAGGCACACCCGAATGA